TTCTATCGATTTAATGGAAAGAGCAGCTTCTCAGTTTGTAAAAAGGCTATTGAAAAAAGTACTCATTCAGGGAGAAATACATATTTTTTGTGGCAAAGGAAACAATGGTGGCGATGGACTTGTTGCAGCACGCTTGCTCATGAATCAGAACTATAAAGTGACTTCCTATATTATTGAGTACTCCAATCAGGCATCTGAAGATTTTGTTTGCAATTATGATAGATTAAAAAATACGAAAACAACCAGAATTATTCATTTGGATGAGAATGCAAAATTCCCACAAATTGAGAATAATGATGTTGTGATTGATGCCATGTGGGGAACAGGACTGAGTAGACCTATCAAAGGATTTTCCAAATCCATTATTGAAAAAATAAATCGATCAGATGCTAAAATTATTGCACTCGA
This region of Bacteroidota bacterium genomic DNA includes:
- a CDS encoding NAD(P)H-hydrate epimerase — protein: MKILNQKQIRETDAFTIKNEPIASIDLMERAASQFVKRLLKKVLIQGEIHIFCGKGNNGGDGLVAARLLMNQNYKVTSYIIEYSNQASEDFVCNYDRLKNTKTTRIIHLDENAKFPQIENNDVVIDAMWGTGLSRPIKGFSKSIIEKINRSDAKIIALDIPSGLFCDGINSDSSIVQADYTISLQTPKLCFFLADNHQYVKNWEVVDIGLSKEFID